The window TGCCTAATTTTTCATAGGCAATTGCACGATTTTTATAAACAAAGGCATCCATAAAGTTCATAATGTGGTTTTGCCTTAGTTCTATGGCTTTGGTGAAGTCAGCTATAGCCTGTTTGTATCTTCCTAATTTGAGGTAAGCAAGCCCACGATTGTTATAAACCCATGCATTTTTAGGGTCTAGTTCTATTGCCCTGGTGCAGTCAGCTATAGCATACCCATAGTTATATGAGTTATAATGAGCAACTCCAAGCGACACGTAAATCTTTGGATCTTTAGGGTCCAGTTCTATGGCTCTGGTGTAAGCATTTACGGCATCCTTATATTTCTTTGCTATCAAATAGGCAGATCCCTTCTCAAACCAATCCGTTGCACTTAGTCCTTTTACAGCCTCGTTGTATTCCCCCTGTTTTTTTGTGTCACCTTTAGCCAATGCCAGCTCACTCTTTAACCTCTCCATCTCCTTCAGATACTCTGCTGCTTTTCTCCTTGTCTCCTCAAGCTCCTTTGTCTTCTGATGGTCTTTTCGTAAAGAGTCAACAGACTTTATTACCTCATCAGGGTCAGCTTCAATCTTAGCCTTCAGCCAATATGTCTTACCATCCCATGTCTCTTTTACTATCTCTGTCCTTACTATCCCCGCTGTCAGGGTTATAATCTGGTCCTTTGTCAACTTAAAATCCTTTATCTCTGTCCTGCTCTCAAGATACGTCCCCAACTCCTCTAAAAGCAGCCTTTTGACCTGCTCTAAAGCAATAGCCCTGCATGAAAGTTTACTGTCAGCCTCACTCGCCTGGTAGGTGTACTCTCTTTCAAAGGTCACCTGTTTAGCTATTGATAAGTCAGTGGAAAGCAAGACCATCCAGATACTGAATGAATATAGTAAGAAACTTCTTAGCCTATGGTTGCTACTGGAATTCATTTTAAACCTCTTTATTTCTGGGTACGTATTGTCAAAAGTTTTTTGTATACTCACTCTGATGTAACTCTCGTGTCATTCCACCCCCTTCGCTACTTGTCATTTCGAGCGCAGCGAGAAATCTGTCTGTTCGCTCATATTTTGCCCTGAACAAAGTGAAGGGGCAGGCTCAGGGATAAATCTCTCATGTCCATTCAAAACAAGCCTTTACCAACCTGAACTTAGGTCATCCCACTTTGGGTTCATAAGATTCACCAATTGATTTTTCTTCTCTCTTCGCCATTTCTTTATCTCTTTTTCTCTTTCAATAGCAGCATTTACATCTTGTGTTTCTTCAAAATAAACCAGCTTGTTCACTTTATTGTTCCAGTTTGTAAGTAAATAAACATAATATCTTCTTTCAGTCATGAGGAAAGATTTCTCCTAACGTCGAAACAAGGATTTCTCACTCCGTTCGAAATGACAATGTTAGGAGATCATAGGGGAGAGCATGGAGACGGTTCTCAAATTATCATTCATTTACAAGTAATTAGAAGATAATTATTGGCAATATTACCAAAAGGCACTTAAAAATCTTCATTTCTACATTCTATTCTTTAACCATAATACAGCCTCTCTTCAACAAAAAAGGCACCCTCCTCTTTACTCCCTGTAATCTCAGAAATTAAGGAAAGACGCCCTTCATAATCACCCCTTTTTGGTTAGGGTTCACAAAATTGTCACCGTTACTTAACCATACACTTACCTATACCTTAATTATCAGACAAAATCCAGTCTTTTTTCGTCTTTTTAAACTCTTTCCATTAGGCAACACGGGGGGCAAATTTTACAAAAACTATAGCTGGTTTTAAGTTGGTTGCGGAGAATAGATGGGCATAAAAAAGCCGGTGAGGGGTGGATAGCGTTTTCCCATTAGGAGGCTTGGGCTAAATGGAAGGGAATTAATTCATTAAAAACGAAATTACGTGGAAACTGTCTAATAGACACCAACGCTTTTATCAGATAATAAATTAACCAATCGTGCATAGGTGCACGGCGGGAGAGTAGTTGAGGTATTGATTCTTCATCATTGGTATCAAGAACCGTTTCAATATAGCTCAGAAGAACTTCTTTCATTTTATGCTTCAGTTGCTCAGGCGATTCGGCTTCTATTGCCAGATTAAAATCAAGACAAAGGCCAAACCAGCAGTTATCCTTTCTTTGATAGCCATAACACCGTAAAATAAGATTGTCTGGTTTTACATTTGCCATAAGCTGCCTCCACCATTTAAGGCTGTATAATAATATCGGTACCTATGCGATAAAGTCAAGAAGAATAAATATACCTCAAAGATGGTACTAATTCGGCAAGAATGAGATCATTAATAACAATTAGGTTTTCATCAATTAAGAAATCAAGTCTTTCAGACCTATTTCCACTTCTGAAATATTCTATCCATATGGATGTGTCTACTAGTACCGACATTGACGCCCTCTAATTGCGTTAATGTCAATGTCCAAATCTATCTTGCCTTTGAATTCTTTTAAGCCTGATATCTTTGATTTTCTTATTAAATCTTCTAAGGCAGTGATTATGACTTTGGTTTTTGTATTAATTCTAGTAGTTTTCATGGCCTCATCAATTAAGTCTTCGGGTATGTCAAGCGTTGTTCTCATAATTGTCCTCCTTATTATATGCATAAGCTTAATATTCTATACATACGCTGTCAAGTTTTCGTCGAACATTCTCAATATAGATTACGCTAAAAACTATTAAACGAAAAGCCCATTCTTCAACAAAAAAGGCACCCTTCCTTTTCCATCCCTCTAATCTCAGGAATTAAAGAAAGACGCCCTCATAATCACCTCTTTATGCTTAGGGTTCACAAAATTGTCACCGTTACTTAACCATACATTTACCTATACCTCAATTATCAGGCAAAATCCAGTCTTTTCTCACCTTTTCGTTCTCTTTCCACTAGGCAGTATAGGGGGATGTAGCGTTTGGTTAGACGGTGTTTTACCTTTGTTCATCTGTTGAACAGGGACTTGATAGCGCGTAAGAAACTCTCCGCAGCCTGAATCGACCGCTCCGCTTGTGGCTGAGACACATGTGCTGTGCCCCCATAATCCCCAACATTGCGTATTTCAAAAAGCCAGTTCAAATCCTTGCCCTGTTCCTTGCTCAATTTCCCCGTCTTGACAAATTGCTGATGAATCGAAGCAATGACCCCGCTATGCTTGCTGAAATCCAAACCCTCGTTCAGCAAAACCGCTGTGGCTCCGTAAAAGGCTGCATAATAAGCACGCGACGCTGCAAAATCGTGGTAGCCTTTGACAGCCAGGTCTTTAGACGCCTGGATAGATTGCTCTGCTCGTTCAAGATTGGCGGCGATTTCGTGCTCGTATTCTGGAGTCATACCAGTATTCCTTCCCGTTTTGCGTTTCGATAGAGTTGAATAGTTCCGCGCTCAAATTCATCCGGAGGAACGGGTTTGGCAGAAATAAGCTGCTCTGACTCTAACTGGATGGGATACAGCACATCTATAACTTGACGCAGTTCTGAAAAATAGTCGAAGGGTTTGCTTAACAAAACGAGCAAATCAATGTCACTCATTGAGTCAGCTTGGTTGCGTGCTACAGACCCATACAGAATCAGACCCTTGAGTTGAGAACCATAGTGGCTTTCAAGAGCTGCTTTGCATTTTCTCACTACTTCACTTATTGTTGCCATTTGAATCACCCTCTTTCAATTCGTGCCACCGTCTCTTTCAGTGTTTCTTCTTTTTAACGAATAAAAGAGCTCTCTCATTTCGACTGCGCCCATTGCCTTTTATTCCTTCTATCCCTCTCTATAAATCCTTCTTCATACTCAAAAGGCAAAGGCAATTTCCTTGCGGTTTTCAAAGTAGTTTTTCAATGTTTTTATGTCCATATTCTCCTTTTTTTCCGGCGGTTTCCCCGCTGTATAATATGGTGAAGTGTACCCGGTATGATGGCTCTTACTATCCGTGCCATCTTTGAAATCTTACCGACATCTTCTAAGAATGTCAAGAATTAAGCGTACAAGGAAAAGCAGATTTGAGTTGCAAATTTCGGATTGAGGTGTTACAAAAAAGTTCTGAAAAGGGGTACTTTTCCAAAGCTCTCAGAGCTATCACAGGAATTACATGGAGTATACTTCTTGAAGACTATAGAGAGATATTTCAGGGTTCAAAAAGAGAATATTGCGTTCATAAAGTTTATTCTCGAAGCCTATGATGGGATGGCAGTGATGAGAACATTAGACCCCTTTGAAGGTGTGGTTGAACTAATAATAGCCCCTGATTTTGAAAGGGAAGTGAACGAACTACTGGATAACCTGAGGGGCGAGTTTGAAGTGCAGCCCATTAACCCCCCAACAGATATAAAAGAGTTATAGCGTCAAATTTTTCCTTTCTCCCTATCCTTTGAATTTCTCAAATTCCTCTTTTAAGTTGACGATTTTATTCACTGCTACATCAAATATCCTTTTGCCTTTATCATCACTGGCTTTTTTAGGGTCACCCCAAACACCTGTAGGCCAGTATTTTCTTTTATCCCTTACCAAAAAATAAGGGGGCATCTGGGGGCAGGAACTCTCTCCCAACCCTTTCACCAGGTGTGGCTTTAAGTATAGTATCAGAGACGTCTCCAATTCCCCGGCATGACCGTCTCCCTCAGTCTCAATAACATCCAAACATTCCTTCTCGATCAGGTCAAATAATGAAACTACAGCAATATTTACTTCAGGGAGTTCATTGAGTAACAACTCTCCGACTTCAGTCAGGGAGGACATATGTGTTCCACCGGCATGACCGGATATTATTATAAAATTTCTCATCTTCTGGGTATAAAGGGATGTCACCATCTCTTTAACAAGACTCCTAAAGGTATCTCCTGAAATGTTAATGGTGCCTGGATGTTGGCTTGTACTGCGGCATAACCCGAAGAAAACAGGAGGGGCTACAAATACATCCACCTTCCTGGCTGCTTCTTTTACCATTTCATATACATGAATCATGTCTGTAGCCAGAGGAAGGTGGGGGCCGTGTTCCTCTGTGGTTCCGACAGGCAAAATAACTGTTTTAGTTTTTTTCAACCCTTCTTCAAAT is drawn from Thermodesulfobacteriota bacterium and contains these coding sequences:
- a CDS encoding tetratricopeptide repeat protein; protein product: MNSSSNHRLRSFLLYSFSIWMVLLSTDLSIAKQVTFEREYTYQASEADSKLSCRAIALEQVKRLLLEELGTYLESRTEIKDFKLTKDQIITLTAGIVRTEIVKETWDGKTYWLKAKIEADPDEVIKSVDSLRKDHQKTKELEETRRKAAEYLKEMERLKSELALAKGDTKKQGEYNEAVKGLSATDWFEKGSAYLIAKKYKDAVNAYTRAIELDPKDPKIYVSLGVAHYNSYNYGYAIADCTRAIELDPKNAWVYNNRGLAYLKLGRYKQAIADFTKAIELRQNHIMNFMDAFVYKNRAIAYEKLGNSNQAIADYTRAIELDPKNAFAYSTRGLAYEGLGNYNQAIADYTKAIELNHLEGFLYYLRGSAYKELGKRIEAFRDYKRAARLGDGSAQDYLREQGIDW
- a CDS encoding PIN domain-containing protein, which gives rise to MSVLVDTSIWIEYFRSGNRSERLDFLIDENLIVINDLILAELVPSLRYIYSS
- a CDS encoding type II toxin-antitoxin system VapB family antitoxin; its protein translation is MRTTLDIPEDLIDEAMKTTRINTKTKVIITALEDLIRKSKISGLKEFKGKIDLDIDINAIRGRQCRY
- a CDS encoding HEPN domain-containing protein, which translates into the protein MTPEYEHEIAANLERAEQSIQASKDLAVKGYHDFAASRAYYAAFYGATAVLLNEGLDFSKHSGVIASIHQQFVKTGKLSKEQGKDLNWLFEIRNVGDYGGTAHVSQPQAERSIQAAESFLRAIKSLFNR
- a CDS encoding nucleotidyltransferase domain-containing protein, which encodes MATISEVVRKCKAALESHYGSQLKGLILYGSVARNQADSMSDIDLLVLLSKPFDYFSELRQVIDVLYPIQLESEQLISAKPVPPDEFERGTIQLYRNAKREGILV
- a CDS encoding DUF4911 domain-containing protein; the protein is MKTIERYFRVQKENIAFIKFILEAYDGMAVMRTLDPFEGVVELIIAPDFEREVNELLDNLRGEFEVQPINPPTDIKEL
- a CDS encoding creatininase family protein; its protein translation is MTEFEEGLKKTKTVILPVGTTEEHGPHLPLATDMIHVYEMVKEAARKVDVFVAPPVFFGLCRSTSQHPGTINISGDTFRSLVKEMVTSLYTQKMRNFIIISGHAGGTHMSSLTEVGELLLNELPEVNIAVVSLFDLIEKECLDVIETEGDGHAGELETSLILYLKPHLVKGLGESSCPQMPPYFLVRDKRKYWPTGVWGDPKKASDDKGKRIFDVAVNKIVNLKEEFEKFKG